Within the Arthrobacter sp. V1I7 genome, the region GCGTATCGGTTGTGCTCACGATGGCAGTCACTCTGTTCTGTCTGGCTGTTCAGTCCGGCCGGTTTCGCAACGCGCGTTGCATATCGAAGGGGTCCACGCGCAACGTACGGGCGTGTCCTCGCCCCCCTGGGTAGCCACGAACCATCATACCGTGGCCCCACGGCCCCACGGCCCCACGGCCCCACGGCCCCCGGGTCCGCCCGGACGGGCCCTGATTTCCGGCCGGTTAACGCTGTCTCACCGCCGCCGGGACGGGCGGTGATTCATATAAGCCGAAATCCGGTCCAATTAGTGAGATATACGGCACCCGACAGGCGGAATAGGGCTAAGCTATCTGCAGATCAGCGCGCACGGGCGGCAGTCGGAATGCCGGCCCGGATCTGCTCAGGTGTGTGTTTGCACACTGGCAGCTGCCCACGCGACTGAATGATAGATCAACGTTTCGATGGTGAACGGCTGGTACGTACCTCAGCGGGCACCGAACTGTGCCCGGACGGAACTGCCCAGTCCACCCGCCATCAGCACAGAGAGGGGCCCGGTTTTCGTGCCACATTTGGAAGAGCAAGACCTGTCATGGACCAGCTTGGATCAGCGTGCGGTGGACACTGTCCGCGTGCTTGCTGCGGACGCTGTGGAGAAGGTCGGTAATGGCCACCCCGGCACCGCGATGAGCCTGGCTCCGGCCGCGTATTTGTTGTTCCAGAAGCTGATGCGGCATGACCCGAAGAACCCGGACTGGCTGGGACGCGACCGCTTCATCCTCTCCCCCGGCCATACGTCCCTCACGCTGTACATCCAGCTGTTCCTCTCCGGTTACGGCTTGGAGCTGAAGGACCTGCAGGCGCTGCGCACCTGGGGTTCGCTGACCCCGGGCCACCCGGAGTACAAGCACACCGCCGGCGTGGAGATCACCACCGGCCCGCTGGGCCAGGGCCTGGCGTCCGCGGTCGGCTTCGCCTACTCACAGCGCCGCCAGCGCGGTCTGTTCGACGCCGACGCCGCCGAAGGTGCCAGCCCGTTCGACCACACCATCTGGGTGATCGCCTCCGACGGCGACCTGCAGGAAGGCGTCACCTCTGAGGCGTCCTCGCTCGCGGGGCACCAGGAACTCGGCAACCTCGTCGTGATCTACGACGAGAACCACATCTCGATCGAGGACGACACCGATGTCGCGTTCACCGAGGACGTCCTGGGCCGCTACGAGGCCTACGGCTGGCACGTCCAGCGCGTGGACTGGACCCGCACCGGCGAATACCAGGAGGATGTGCAGGAACTCCACGCCGCCCTCCTTGCCGCGAAGGCCGAAACGAACAAGCCGTCCATCGTGTCGCTGCGGACCATCATCGGCTACCCGGCACCGAAGAAGCAGAACACCGGCAAGATCCACGGCTCCGCCCTGGGCGCCGAGGAAGTCGCGGCACTGAAGAAGGTGCTGGACTTCGACCCGGAGCGTTCCTTCCAGGTTGACGACGACGTCCTGGCCCACACCCGGGAAGTCCTGCAGCGCGGCGCGTCCGCCCGCAGCGAATGGCAGGCGGCGTTCGAGGCCTGGCAGGCCGGCAACCCCGAGGGCGCCGCCCTGCTCGAGCGCGTCGAGGCCCGCAAGCTCCCGGCCGAACTCGACGCCGCCCTCCCCGTCTTCGACGCCGGCAAGGACGTCTCGACCCGTGCCGCGTCGGGGAAGGTCCTGAACGCGATTGGCCCGGTC harbors:
- the tkt gene encoding transketolase, with translation MEEQDLSWTSLDQRAVDTVRVLAADAVEKVGNGHPGTAMSLAPAAYLLFQKLMRHDPKNPDWLGRDRFILSPGHTSLTLYIQLFLSGYGLELKDLQALRTWGSLTPGHPEYKHTAGVEITTGPLGQGLASAVGFAYSQRRQRGLFDADAAEGASPFDHTIWVIASDGDLQEGVTSEASSLAGHQELGNLVVIYDENHISIEDDTDVAFTEDVLGRYEAYGWHVQRVDWTRTGEYQEDVQELHAALLAAKAETNKPSIVSLRTIIGYPAPKKQNTGKIHGSALGAEEVAALKKVLDFDPERSFQVDDDVLAHTREVLQRGASARSEWQAAFEAWQAGNPEGAALLERVEARKLPAELDAALPVFDAGKDVSTRAASGKVLNAIGPVMPELWGGSADLAESNNTTIEGAPSFIPASRQTAAWKGNPYGRVLHFGIREHAAASIVNGISLHGRTRAFSGTFLIFSDYQRPAIRLGALMGVPSLYVWTHDSIGLGEDGPTHQPVEQLASLRAIPGLDVVRPGDANEVAAAWKVMLENHENPAGIVLTRQNIPTYARGTGEAEGDTFGSTAGVAKGGYVLAEASADGATAEPQVILIGTGSEVQLAVNARDALQAEGIPTRVVSMPCVEWFNKQDGAYREAVLPAAVKARVSVEAGLALGWKEFVGDAGRSISLEHFGASADYKRLFQEFGITAEAVTAAAKESLAGLSA